A stretch of the Ipomoea triloba cultivar NCNSP0323 chromosome 16, ASM357664v1 genome encodes the following:
- the LOC116007831 gene encoding probable leucine-rich repeat receptor-like protein kinase At1g35710: MSPPAYKLSQLLLLFLTIIRLLPLLSTTTALPFSSPNHLQVPNEVGALLTWKSSLDLRTQSLLTSWVVGSDNPCNWTGIACDGGRSITSLNLTSYGLKGTLRDLSFSSLLHLQVIDLSNNSLHGSISFIKEMSVLKNLTTLYLYQNWFSGHIHQEIGLITSLVDLQLYWNNLTGQIPTSIGNLQNLTTLYLWGNQLSGQIPQEIGLLTSLIDLELDSNNLRGQIPTSIGNLQNLTTLSLWGNQLSGQIPQEIGLLTSLIDLELSNNNLKGQIPASIGNLQNLTTLYLLGNQLSGQIPREIGLLTSLIDLELSNNNLKGQIPTSIGNLQNLTTLYLWRNQLSGNIPQEIRRLTSLVNLGLGLNNLTGQIPTSIGNLQNLTTLYLWGNKFSGHIPQEIGMLKSLVVLVLSSNNLTGQIPISIGNLRSLSTLHLYENQLSGHIPQQIGLLTSLISLELLSNNLTGQIPTSIGNLQNLTTLFLWGNQLSGHLPSIFNNLTRLAMLDLSYNHFIGQLPENLCISRSLKRFVLENNKFIGNIPITLKNCTSLSRVLLQNNQFSGDISKAFGEYPDLYYINLSNNLFHGQLSSSWGNCPKLSALKISYNRISGKLPTNLYNASQLVLLDLSSNELVGMIPKSLEKLVLLTILKLDKNNFSGNISLGIEKLPWLSIFNIAANSFVGLIPEHFESFQRLIVLNLSRNMFVGNVPYGMGKIKLLESLDLSYNALSGQIPQQFEGLTSLQIMNLSHNNLSGYIPSTIAQCLGLLSVDVSYNQLEGPIPNNKAFLEAPYDALINNKDLCGNHSGFEPCSSYNQRNHHKRRNLLLIIILTFGSLFMIISILFLLIIRSKSHVRETPKAITNKDVFAILNFDGKMAYEDIMEATGNFDSIYCIGEGGHARVYRAELSSGQIVAIKRFNNAIGQGVERHKLKSFSNEVRTLTKIRHRNIVKLYGFCASERNSFLIYEYLEEGSLAHILKDGEKAMELGWMKRINVVKAVAKALSYIHHDCLPSIVHRDISAKNILFDCAYEAHVSDFGTARILSLYSSNWTSFAGTFGYAAPEFAYTMEVTEKCDVYSFGVLVLEVIMGKHPGDLITSIFSSLISTAHGILLLKDVLDSRLSTPTKQEAEELILVVKIAIACLNMNPQCRPSMQQVCVLLSKERRYSSYNSLPQITISQLFGLEFPTP; encoded by the exons ATGTCTCCTCCTGCATACAAACTATCCCAATTGCTACTCTTATTCCTTACTATTATACGCCTCCTTCCCCTCCTTTCTACCACAACCGCCCTTCCTTTTTCTTCTCCAAACCACTTGCAAGTCCCAAATGAAGTAGGAGCTCTTTTAACATGGAAGTCAAGCCTTGACCTTAGAACCCAATCCCTACTCACATCATGGGTTGTTGGTAGTGATAATCCTTGCAATTGGACTGGTATTGCTTGCGATGGTGGCCGAAGCATTACAAGCCTAAACCTTACAAGTTATGGGTTAAAAGGTACACTTCGAGATTTGAGTTTCTCATCCTTACTTCATTTACAAGTCATTGATCTTTCCAACAACTCTCTCCATGGGAGCATTTCTTTTATTAAAGAAATGTCTGTCTTGAAAAATTTAACAACTTTGTATCTCTATCAAAATTGGTTTTCCGGTCACATTCATCAAGAAATTGGATTGATAACTTCTCTTGTTGATTTGCAATTATACTGGAATAATCTCACTGGTCAAATCCCAACTTCAATAGGGAACTTGCAAAATTTAACAACTCTTTATCTATGGGGCAACCAACTTTCAGGCCAAattcctcaagaaattgggtTGTTAACTTCTCTTATTGATTTGGAATTGGACTCAAACAATCTCAGAGGTCAAATCCCTACTTCAATTGGGAACTTGCAAAATTTAACAACTCTTTCTCTATGGGGCAACCAACTCTCAGGCCAAattcctcaagaaattgggtTGTTAACCTCCCTTATTGATTTGGAATTGTCTAATAACAATCTCAAAGGTCAAATCCCTGCTTCAATTGGAAACTTGCAAAATTTAACAACTCTTTATCTATTGGGCAACCAACTTTCAGGCCAAATTCCTCGAGAAATTGGGTTGCTAACTTCCCTTATTGATTTGGAATTGTCTAATAACAATCTCAAAGGTCAAATCCCTACTTCAATTGGGAACTTGCAAAATTTAACAACTCTTTATCTATGGCGCAACCAACTTTCAGGCAACATTCCCCAAGAAATTAGACGGTTAACTTCTCTTGTTAATTTGGGATTGGGTTTAAATAATCTCACAGGTCAAATTCCTACTTCAATTGGAAACTTGCAAAATTTAACAACCCTTTATCTATGGGGGAACAAATTTTCAGGCCAcattcctcaagaaattgggATGTTAAAGTCTCTTGTTGTTTTGGTTTTATCTTCAAATAATCTCACTGGTCAAATCCCTATTTCAATTGGGAACTTGCGAAGTTTATCAACTCTACATCTCTATGAGAACCAACTTTCAGGCCACATTCCTCAACAAATTGGGTTGTTAACTTCTCTTATTAGTTTGGAATTACTCTCAAACAATCTCACTGGTCAAATCCCTACTTCAATTGGGAACTTGCAAAATTTAACAACCCTATTTCTATGGGGAAACCAACTTTCAGGCCATTTACCTTCAATATTCAATAATCTTACTAGGCTAGCGATGCTAGACTTATCTTATAATCACTTCATAGGTCAGTTACCTGAGAATTTATGCATTAGCCGTTCACTAAAACGGTTTGTTCTGGAAAATAATAAGTTTATTGGAAATATTCCTATAACTCTGAAAAATTGCACATCTCTTTCCAGAGTGTTACTTCAAAATAACCAATTCTCAGGAGACATATCTAAAGCTTTTGGAGAATATCCAGACTTATATTACATTAATTTGAGTAACAATTTATTCCATGGCCAATTATCTTCTAGTTGGGGAAATTGCCCAAAACTTTCTGCTTTGAAGATTTCATACAACAGAATTTCTGGAAAACTCCCAACAAATCTATACAATGCATCCCAACTTGTTTTGCTTGATCTCTCATCAAATGAACTAGTTGGAATGATTCCCAAGAGTTTGGAAAAGTTGGTATTGTTAACTATTCTTAAGCTGGATAAAAACAATTTTTCTGGCAACATATCACTTGGAATTGAGAAATTACCTTGGCTTTCGATCTTCAACATAGCTGCAAATAGTTTTGTTGGTTTGATTCCAGAGCACTTTGAAAGTTTTCAAAGGTTAATAGTCTTGAACTTGAGCAGGAATATGTTTGTTGGCAATGTTCCTTATGGTatgggaaaaataaaattgcttGAAAGCCTTGACCTCAGTTACAATGCACTCTCCGGTCAAATACCACAACAATTTGAAGGACTTACATCTTTACAAATCATGAACCTTTCTCACAATAATTTATCGGGATATATTCCTTCAACCATAGCCCAGTGCTTAGGTTTATTATCTGTTGATGTATCATACAATCAATTGGAAGGTCCCATCCCAAACAATAAAGCATTTTTGGAAGCTCCGTATGATGCtttgataaataataaagaTCTTTGCGGGAACCATTCTGGCTTCGAGCCTTGCTCCTCATACAATCAAAGAAATCATCATAAGAGAAGAAATTTGCTCTTAATCATAATACTAACATTTGGAAGTTTGTTTATGATTATTAGCATTCTTTTCCTATTGATTATTCGATCAAAGAGCCATGTTAGAGAAACGCCAAAGGCAATTACTAATAAAGATGTGTTTGCAATATTGAATTTTGACGGAAAGATGGCATATGAAGATATCATGGAGGCAACTGGAAATTTTGATTCAATATATTGCATTGGTGAAGGAGGACATGCACGTGTTTATAGGGCTGAGCTATCAAGTGGCCAAATTGTTGCTATAAAGAGGTTTAATAATGCAATTGGGCAAGGAGTTGAGCGACACAAACTCAAAAGTTTTTCAAATGAGGTTCGCACTTTAACAAAGATTAGGCATCGAAATATTGTGAAATTGTATGGTTTTTGTGCTAGTGAGAGAAATTCATTCTTAATTTATGAGTACTTGGAAGAGGGAAGCCTAGCACACATATTAAAAGATGGTGAAAAAGCAATGGAATTAGGGTGGATGAAGAGGATAAATGTGGTTAAAGCTGTGGCTAAAGCTTTATCGTATATTCACCATGATTGTTTACCATCTATTGTACATCGGGATATATCAGCTAagaatattttgtttgattgtGCATATGAAGCTCACGTGTCTGATTTTGGCACCGCAAGAATATTGAGTCTTTATTCATCAAATTGGACTTCATTTGCAGGAACATTTGGCTATGCAGctccag AGTTTGCTTATACTATGGAGGTCACCGAAAAATGTGATGTGTATAGTTTTGGAGTACTAGTACTAGAAGTGATTATGGGTAAACATCCAGGTGACCTCATTACGTCCATTTTTTCATCCCTAATCTCAACCGCTCATGGAATACTACTTTTAAAAGATGTGTTGGATTCTCGACTCTCAACTCCAACAAAGCAAGAAGCCGAAGAGTTGATTTTGGTTGTGAAGATAGCAATTGCATGTTTAAATATGAATCCACAATGTCGGCCAAGCATGCAACAGGTTTGTGTGTTGCTAAGCAAAGAAAGGCGATATTCCTCCTATAATTCACTTCCACAAATTACAATAAGCCAATTGTTCGGTCTTGAATTTCCTACTCCCTAG